A window from Thunnus albacares chromosome 19, fThuAlb1.1, whole genome shotgun sequence encodes these proteins:
- the fbxl2 gene encoding F-box/LRR-repeat protein 2 isoform X1 — protein sequence MLLCWHRERGHQNAEVFSNSDEAPINKKLPKELLLRIFSYLDVVTLCRCAQVSKAWNVLALDGSNWQKIDLFNFQTDIEGRVVENISKRCGGFLRQLSLRGCLSVGDASMKTFAQNCRNIEVLNLNGCTKITDSTCLSLSKFCSKLKHLDLTSCVSVSNHSLKALSDGCRMLEMLNLSWCDQITRDGIEALARGCTGLRGLFLRGCTQLDDGALKHLQKHCPELTTINMQSCTQITDEGLVSLCRGCHKLQILCVSGCSNITDASLTALGLNCPRLKILEAARCSHVTDAGFTVLARNCHELEKMDLEECILVTDNTLVQLSIHCPRLQALSLSHCELITDDGIRALSSSTCGQERLTVVELDNCPLITDVTLEHLKSCHRLERIELYDCQQVTRAGIKRIRAHLPEIKVHAYFAPVTPPPSVHGGGQRLCRCCIIL from the exons ATGCTGCTCTGCTGGCACAGGGAACGAGGGCACCAAAATGCTGAG GTGTTCTCAAACAGCGATGAAGCCCCCATTAACAAGAAGCTCCCCAAAGAGCTCCTTCTTAG AATATTCTCCTATCTAGATGTGGTTACACTCTGTAGGTGTGCCCAAGTATCCAAG GCGTGGAATGTCCTGGCCCTAGATGGCAGTAACTGGCAGAAGATCGACTTGTTCAACTTCCAGACAGACATAGAG GGTCGGGTGGTGGAGAACATTTCGAAGCGATGTGGCGGCTTCCTGAGGCAGTTGAGCCTCAGAGGCTGCCTCAGCGTGGGAGATGCCTCCATGAA GACATTTGCTCAGAACTGCAGAAACATCGAAGTGTTGAACCTGAACGGCTGCACCAAGATCACAGACAGCACCTGCCTCAGCCTCAGCAAGTTTTGCTCCAAACTCAAACACCTAGATCTCACCTCTTGTGTGTCCGTCAGCAACCACTCCCTCAAGGCCCTCAG TGATGGCTGCAGAATGCTGGAGATGTTGAACCTGTCATGGTGTGACCAGATCACGCGTGATGGTATTGAGGCTCTGGCTAGAGGCTGCACCGGTTTACGAGGACTGTTCCTCAGAGGCTGCACACAG CTGGACGATGGAGCATTGAAACACCTTCAGAAACACTGCCCAGAACTCACCACCATCAATATGCAGTCTTGCACG CAAATAACAGATGAAGGCCTGGTCAGTCTGTGCCGAGGATGCCACAAGCTACagatcctctgtgtgtctggCTGCAGCAACATCACTGATGCCTCCCTCACTGCACTGGGACTCAACTGTCCCCGACTCAA GATCCTTGAAGCTGCACGATGCTCCCATGTTACAGATGCTGGGTTCACTGTGCTGGCCAGG AATTGTCATGAGCTTGAAAAAATGGACTTAGAAGAATGTATTTTG GTGACAGATAACACCCTGGTTCAGCTGTCTATCCACTGCCCTCGCTTGCAAGCCCTG TCCCTGTCCCACTGTGAGCTGATCACAGACGATGGTATCAGAGCTCTGAGCAGCAGTACTTGTGGCCAAGAGCGCCTCACTGTGGTGGAGCTGGACAACTGCCCCCTCATCACTGATGTGACCCTGGAGCACCTGAAGAGCTGCCATCGTCTGGAGCGCATCGAGCTCTACGACTGTCAGCAAGTGACCAGGGCTGGCATCAAACGGATCCGG GCCCATCTTCCAGAGATCAAGGTCCATGCCTATTTCGCCCCAGTGACACCCCCTCCTTCTGTACATGGAGGTGGCCAGCGTCTGTGCCGCTGCTGCATCATCCTCTGA
- the fbxl2 gene encoding F-box/LRR-repeat protein 2 isoform X2 has protein sequence MNGITKGRFEVFSNSDEAPINKKLPKELLLRIFSYLDVVTLCRCAQVSKAWNVLALDGSNWQKIDLFNFQTDIEGRVVENISKRCGGFLRQLSLRGCLSVGDASMKTFAQNCRNIEVLNLNGCTKITDSTCLSLSKFCSKLKHLDLTSCVSVSNHSLKALSDGCRMLEMLNLSWCDQITRDGIEALARGCTGLRGLFLRGCTQLDDGALKHLQKHCPELTTINMQSCTQITDEGLVSLCRGCHKLQILCVSGCSNITDASLTALGLNCPRLKILEAARCSHVTDAGFTVLARNCHELEKMDLEECILVTDNTLVQLSIHCPRLQALSLSHCELITDDGIRALSSSTCGQERLTVVELDNCPLITDVTLEHLKSCHRLERIELYDCQQVTRAGIKRIRAHLPEIKVHAYFAPVTPPPSVHGGGQRLCRCCIIL, from the exons ATGAACGGTATCACCAAGGGCCGGTTCGAG GTGTTCTCAAACAGCGATGAAGCCCCCATTAACAAGAAGCTCCCCAAAGAGCTCCTTCTTAG AATATTCTCCTATCTAGATGTGGTTACACTCTGTAGGTGTGCCCAAGTATCCAAG GCGTGGAATGTCCTGGCCCTAGATGGCAGTAACTGGCAGAAGATCGACTTGTTCAACTTCCAGACAGACATAGAG GGTCGGGTGGTGGAGAACATTTCGAAGCGATGTGGCGGCTTCCTGAGGCAGTTGAGCCTCAGAGGCTGCCTCAGCGTGGGAGATGCCTCCATGAA GACATTTGCTCAGAACTGCAGAAACATCGAAGTGTTGAACCTGAACGGCTGCACCAAGATCACAGACAGCACCTGCCTCAGCCTCAGCAAGTTTTGCTCCAAACTCAAACACCTAGATCTCACCTCTTGTGTGTCCGTCAGCAACCACTCCCTCAAGGCCCTCAG TGATGGCTGCAGAATGCTGGAGATGTTGAACCTGTCATGGTGTGACCAGATCACGCGTGATGGTATTGAGGCTCTGGCTAGAGGCTGCACCGGTTTACGAGGACTGTTCCTCAGAGGCTGCACACAG CTGGACGATGGAGCATTGAAACACCTTCAGAAACACTGCCCAGAACTCACCACCATCAATATGCAGTCTTGCACG CAAATAACAGATGAAGGCCTGGTCAGTCTGTGCCGAGGATGCCACAAGCTACagatcctctgtgtgtctggCTGCAGCAACATCACTGATGCCTCCCTCACTGCACTGGGACTCAACTGTCCCCGACTCAA GATCCTTGAAGCTGCACGATGCTCCCATGTTACAGATGCTGGGTTCACTGTGCTGGCCAGG AATTGTCATGAGCTTGAAAAAATGGACTTAGAAGAATGTATTTTG GTGACAGATAACACCCTGGTTCAGCTGTCTATCCACTGCCCTCGCTTGCAAGCCCTG TCCCTGTCCCACTGTGAGCTGATCACAGACGATGGTATCAGAGCTCTGAGCAGCAGTACTTGTGGCCAAGAGCGCCTCACTGTGGTGGAGCTGGACAACTGCCCCCTCATCACTGATGTGACCCTGGAGCACCTGAAGAGCTGCCATCGTCTGGAGCGCATCGAGCTCTACGACTGTCAGCAAGTGACCAGGGCTGGCATCAAACGGATCCGG GCCCATCTTCCAGAGATCAAGGTCCATGCCTATTTCGCCCCAGTGACACCCCCTCCTTCTGTACATGGAGGTGGCCAGCGTCTGTGCCGCTGCTGCATCATCCTCTGA